A single window of Shewanella sp. Choline-02u-19 DNA harbors:
- a CDS encoding NAD(P)/FAD-dependent oxidoreductase, translating to MPEPRCNSYYNATITDETDYPQLEGDIRVDVVIVGGGFTGVATAVELCEKGYKVAIVEANKVGWGATGRNGGQVTGSLSGDAAMTKQLKNKVGAEAEDFVWNMRWRGHEIIKARVKKYAIECDLKFGHLHTAYKASHIDELKQTFDEGCRRGMESELALLSKEQLPDYINTPLYHAGLLNKRNMHLHSVNLCIGEARAAESMGALIFEGSAVLNIEDGILATVTTAKGKITANSVVLAGNAYHKLARKKLRGMLFPASLGNCATAQLTPEQAKNLIPKDVAVYDTRFVLDYYRLTADNRLMFGGGTNYSGRDSKDVAKALRPAIERTFPQLKGVEIEYQWTGMAGIVLNRIPQLGKASANVFYCQGYSGHGVATSHIMGEIMANAVVGELQEFSLFAEMSHLRIPVNEWVGNQALALGMMYYKVMENFR from the coding sequence ATGCCAGAACCACGCTGCAACTCATACTATAACGCTACCATTACAGATGAGACTGATTATCCTCAATTAGAGGGCGATATTCGCGTTGATGTTGTGATTGTTGGTGGCGGTTTTACCGGTGTGGCGACGGCGGTAGAGCTGTGTGAAAAGGGCTATAAAGTCGCAATTGTTGAGGCGAATAAGGTAGGTTGGGGGGCGACAGGTCGTAATGGAGGGCAGGTCACCGGTAGTCTTTCTGGCGATGCCGCGATGACTAAGCAATTAAAGAACAAAGTGGGTGCTGAAGCTGAAGATTTTGTGTGGAATATGCGTTGGCGTGGACATGAGATTATTAAAGCCCGAGTCAAAAAATATGCCATTGAATGTGATCTTAAATTTGGCCATTTACACACCGCTTATAAAGCCAGTCATATTGACGAGCTGAAGCAAACCTTCGATGAAGGCTGCCGCCGTGGTATGGAAAGTGAGCTAGCGCTATTATCAAAAGAGCAGTTGCCCGATTACATCAATACGCCTTTGTATCATGCAGGTCTACTTAACAAACGCAATATGCACCTCCATTCAGTCAACCTTTGCATTGGTGAAGCGAGAGCTGCTGAAAGTATGGGAGCGCTGATCTTTGAAGGATCAGCTGTATTGAATATTGAAGACGGTATACTGGCTACTGTCACAACTGCAAAAGGCAAAATCACTGCTAATAGCGTGGTGCTAGCGGGGAATGCCTACCATAAATTAGCGCGTAAAAAGCTACGAGGAATGCTGTTTCCTGCATCGCTTGGCAATTGCGCTACTGCACAATTAACGCCTGAGCAGGCGAAAAACCTTATTCCCAAAGATGTCGCAGTTTATGATACTCGCTTCGTATTGGATTATTATCGTTTAACGGCTGATAATCGCTTGATGTTTGGCGGTGGAACCAATTACTCAGGCCGAGATTCAAAAGATGTTGCCAAGGCACTTAGACCGGCGATTGAGCGAACATTTCCTCAGTTAAAAGGGGTCGAAATAGAATACCAGTGGACGGGAATGGCAGGCATAGTGCTAAACCGTATTCCACAACTGGGCAAAGCATCAGCCAATGTTTTTTATTGCCAAGGTTACTCTGGGCATGGCGTTGCAACGTCCCATATCATGGGTGAAATAATGGCCAATGCTGTTGTTGGAGAGCTACAAGAATTTAGTTTATTTGCTGAAATGTCGCACTTACGGATCCCAGTCAATGAATGGGTTGGAAATCAGGCGCTAGCATTAGGAATGATGTATTACAAAGTGATGGAGAACTTTAGATAG
- a CDS encoding response regulator transcription factor — translation MKPENLNIIIADDHPLFRNALRQALSSAFTNTQWFEADSADALQKLLDNKDIEYDVVLLDLQMPGSHGYSTLIHLRTHYQELPVVVISAHEDNTTISRAIHYGSSGFIPKSSSMETLATALEAVLFGDVWLPEGVELKEVSDDGTDQVASKLSDLTPQQYKVLQMFAEGLLNKQIAYDLGVSEATIKAHATAIFRKLGVRNRTQAVIALQQLEMEKVDL, via the coding sequence ATGAAGCCTGAAAACTTAAATATAATTATTGCTGACGACCACCCTTTGTTTAGAAATGCATTGAGACAAGCTTTGTCATCTGCATTTACAAATACCCAATGGTTTGAAGCTGATAGCGCTGATGCGCTACAAAAGCTATTAGACAATAAAGACATTGAATATGATGTTGTATTGCTCGATCTGCAGATGCCCGGCTCTCACGGTTATTCAACGCTGATCCATCTTAGAACTCACTATCAAGAACTCCCGGTGGTTGTTATCTCCGCTCATGAAGATAATACGACTATTAGCCGTGCCATTCATTATGGTAGTTCGGGGTTTATTCCTAAGTCTTCATCAATGGAGACACTTGCAACAGCACTCGAAGCGGTTCTATTCGGGGATGTTTGGTTGCCTGAGGGGGTTGAGCTAAAAGAGGTCAGTGACGATGGCACCGATCAAGTCGCCAGTAAGCTATCGGATCTGACGCCACAGCAGTATAAGGTGCTACAGATGTTTGCCGAAGGTTTGCTTAATAAGCAGATAGCCTACGACTTAGGCGTATCAGAAGCCACGATTAAAGCCCACGCTACAGCAATATTCAGAAAGCTCGGCGTTCGAAATAGAACTCAAGCTGTTATCGCATTACAGCAGCTAGAGATGGAAAAAGTCGACCTTTAA
- a CDS encoding acyl-CoA thioesterase — translation MPLTQTPTQFSDAMSLRIEQSEARVIKAVFPSITNHHNTLFGGEALSWMDETAFIAATRFCRKTLVTVSSDKIDFNKAIPAGSLAEIIARVVHVGNTSIKVEVNIFVEDMYRDHREHAIRGVFTFVAVDDERKPTKVWTPK, via the coding sequence ATGCCCTTAACTCAAACACCGACTCAATTTAGTGACGCTATGTCGCTTAGAATTGAGCAATCTGAAGCTCGCGTGATCAAAGCGGTCTTTCCATCAATAACCAACCATCACAATACCCTTTTTGGTGGTGAAGCATTATCTTGGATGGATGAGACGGCTTTTATTGCGGCCACTCGTTTTTGCCGTAAAACGCTAGTCACCGTGAGCTCAGACAAAATCGATTTCAATAAAGCGATCCCTGCTGGCTCGTTAGCAGAAATTATTGCGCGAGTGGTTCACGTGGGTAACACCTCAATCAAAGTTGAAGTGAACATCTTCGTTGAAGATATGTATCGAGATCATCGTGAGCATGCAATACGCGGTGTATTTACCTTTGTCGCGGTTGATGATGAAAGAAAACCCACCAAAGTTTGGACCCCGAAGTAA
- a CDS encoding GNAT family N-acetyltransferase, with product MHQIKRKDKLSQQEQSTIWDGIEGFSQTQVPATGRYELAFLLRDSDGLLLGGVQGNYDNFGWLWIDSLWVSAALRGQGYGIRLLNEIESEARINGCKNSHLTSFSYQAVDFYKQQGYRVFGELEDYLPGHSRCWLRKNLV from the coding sequence ATGCACCAGATAAAACGTAAAGATAAGCTATCACAGCAGGAGCAAAGTACGATTTGGGATGGCATTGAAGGTTTTAGCCAAACTCAAGTCCCTGCGACTGGACGATATGAACTGGCATTTTTGTTGCGTGATAGTGATGGTTTATTGCTTGGCGGTGTCCAAGGGAATTATGACAATTTTGGCTGGCTATGGATTGATTCGCTATGGGTATCAGCGGCTTTGCGTGGTCAAGGGTATGGTATTCGTTTATTAAATGAAATTGAATCGGAAGCTCGCATTAATGGTTGTAAAAATTCACATTTAACCAGTTTTAGCTATCAAGCTGTTGATTTCTATAAACAGCAAGGCTATCGCGTTTTTGGTGAGCTTGAAGATTACCTTCCAGGACATAGCCGTTGTTGGTTAAGAAAAAACTTGGTTTAA
- a CDS encoding 3-deoxy-7-phosphoheptulonate synthase — protein MTIKTDELRTSLLCKVISPAQLASEYPLTQDAADYLVEQRREVEAIINGEDQRLLVIIGPCSIHDTEAALEYAQRLAKLHQQYKDDLCILMRVYFEKPRTTVGWKGLISDPDLDGSFSPNKGLRKARHLLQQISELKLPIATEFLDMVNGQYIADLITWGAIGARTTESQIHREMASALSCPVGFKNGTDGNIDIAVDAVRAAQAPHIFYSPDKDGAMAVYRTHGNPFGHIILRGGKQPNYHAADIEKVATQLNSVGVTQRIVVDFSHGNSQKKHKQQFDVAESIMQQMSEGSTAIAGIMAESFIEEGNQKVVAGESLIYGKSITDACIHWEDSEVLLRDLAKASRARIELLKK, from the coding sequence ATGACCATTAAAACAGACGAACTACGCACCTCCCTATTATGTAAGGTAATTTCACCTGCACAACTCGCTTCTGAATACCCTTTAACGCAAGACGCAGCAGACTATCTAGTCGAGCAGCGACGTGAAGTTGAAGCTATTATCAATGGCGAAGATCAACGACTGCTTGTCATTATCGGCCCTTGTTCGATACATGATACTGAAGCCGCACTCGAGTACGCTCAGCGTTTAGCCAAATTGCACCAGCAATATAAAGATGACCTGTGCATTCTAATGCGCGTCTACTTTGAAAAGCCTCGTACTACGGTTGGTTGGAAAGGCCTTATTTCAGATCCAGATCTAGATGGTAGCTTTAGCCCTAATAAAGGCCTTCGTAAAGCACGCCACCTGTTACAGCAGATCTCTGAACTTAAGCTACCTATCGCAACCGAGTTTCTTGATATGGTCAATGGTCAGTACATTGCCGACCTGATTACTTGGGGCGCTATTGGTGCGCGTACCACTGAAAGCCAAATTCACCGTGAAATGGCCTCTGCACTTTCTTGCCCTGTAGGTTTCAAAAATGGTACCGATGGCAATATAGATATCGCAGTCGATGCAGTGCGAGCAGCGCAAGCACCGCATATCTTTTATTCACCAGATAAAGACGGTGCAATGGCCGTTTACCGCACGCACGGTAATCCATTTGGTCACATTATTCTACGCGGTGGTAAACAACCTAACTACCATGCAGCTGATATCGAAAAAGTGGCAACACAACTTAATAGCGTAGGTGTAACTCAACGTATCGTTGTTGATTTTAGCCACGGTAACAGCCAAAAGAAGCATAAACAGCAATTTGATGTTGCCGAATCTATCATGCAGCAGATGAGCGAAGGCTCTACCGCAATAGCGGGCATTATGGCTGAAAGCTTTATTGAAGAAGGTAATCAAAAGGTTGTTGCAGGTGAATCACTTATCTATGGTAAAAGTATTACCGATGCTTGTATTCACTGGGAAGACTCAGAAGTATTGCTACGCGATTTAGCTAAAGCATCTCGTGCAAGAATCGAGTTATTGAAAAAGTAA
- the ppsR gene encoding posphoenolpyruvate synthetase regulatory kinase/phosphorylase PpsR, whose product MLRKVFYISDGTAITAEVFGHAVLSQFPLEFDALTIPFVETEKKAESVKAQINDCFITTGERPLVFHSIVKAEIRNIIYSSEGLDYDFLNTFVAPLEKQLGMPATPALHRTHGKTNDSYEARIEAINYAMENDDGQTMKHMDKADLILLGVSRCGKTPSSLYLSMQFGIKAANYPFTEDDMDNLKLPDALKRNKDKLFGLTIDPVRLHEIRQSRMSNSRYSSLRQCRMEVKEVEMMYKRERIPFVNTTNHSVEEIATKILEATSLERHMF is encoded by the coding sequence ATGTTACGTAAAGTATTTTATATCTCAGATGGGACGGCGATCACAGCAGAAGTGTTTGGCCATGCAGTTTTATCACAGTTTCCCCTTGAATTTGACGCACTTACGATTCCGTTCGTTGAAACAGAAAAAAAAGCTGAGTCCGTTAAGGCACAAATTAATGATTGTTTTATTACAACAGGTGAACGGCCTCTGGTTTTCCATTCCATCGTAAAAGCTGAGATTAGAAACATCATCTATAGCAGTGAAGGTTTGGATTATGACTTTTTGAACACCTTTGTCGCGCCATTAGAGAAACAATTAGGCATGCCTGCAACGCCAGCTTTACACCGTACTCATGGTAAAACCAATGACAGTTATGAAGCACGAATAGAAGCGATTAACTACGCAATGGAGAACGATGACGGCCAAACCATGAAACATATGGACAAAGCGGACCTCATTTTACTCGGAGTATCTCGCTGCGGTAAAACCCCTTCAAGCCTGTATCTATCAATGCAGTTTGGTATAAAGGCAGCGAACTATCCTTTTACTGAAGATGACATGGATAATTTAAAACTCCCTGATGCGCTAAAGCGCAACAAAGATAAGTTATTCGGCCTCACCATTGATCCTGTGCGTTTACATGAGATCCGTCAAAGCCGCATGTCGAACAGTCGTTACTCGTCATTACGCCAATGTAGGATGGAAGTGAAAGAGGTCGAAATGATGTACAAAAGAGAACGCATCCCTTTTGTAAACACCACCAATCATTCCGTTGAAGAGATTGCTACCAAAATCCTCGAAGCCACCAGTTTAGAGCGCCACATGTTTTAA
- the ppsA gene encoding phosphoenolpyruvate synthase, whose amino-acid sequence MQQYVLWYQELGMGDVNKVGGKNASLGEMISNLSNAGVQVPGGFATTSFAFNEFLEQSGLNQKIYEILDVLDVDDVNALATAGAQIRQWVIDTPFHPAFEQAVRESYDKLAAETSDASFAVRSSATAEDMPDASFAGQQETFLNVKGYEAVLVATKHVFASLFNDRAISYRVHQGYDHKGVALSAGVQRMVRSDTAASGVMFTMDTESGNNDVVFITSSFGLGEMVVQGAVNPDEFYVHKPSLVAGHKAVVRRNIGSKLIQMVYSDDESHGKQVKIEDIAADKRREFSINDAEVQELAKQAMTIEKHYGRPMDIEWAKDGNDGKLYIVQARPETVRSREDVQLIERYHLKTKGDVVCEGRSIGHKIGKGVAKVLKSIDDMDQIQPGDVLVTDMTDPDWEPIMKRASAIVTNRGGRTCHAAIIARELGVPAVVGCGDVTERIKNGQEVTVSCAEGDTGFIYNGLQDFEVISSRVDSMPDLPMKVMMNVGNPDRAFDFARLPNEGVGLARLEFIINRMIGIHPKALLEFNQQTAELQEEIHEMIAGYESPVEYYVARLVEGIATIASAFHPKKVIVRMSDFKSNEYANLVGGDRYEPEEENPMLGFRGASRYISESFRDCFALECEAIKRVRNDMGLKNVEIMIPFVRTVSEAAQVIELLKEEGLVRGKDGLRVIMMCELPSNALLADQFLEHFDGFSIGSNDLTQLTLGLDRDSGIISHLFDERNEAVKVLLAMAIKAAKAKGAYVGICGQGPSDHNDFAAWLVEQGIDTVSLNPDTVIDTWLYLAKAHNEA is encoded by the coding sequence GTGCAGCAATACGTACTCTGGTATCAAGAATTAGGCATGGGTGACGTCAACAAGGTAGGCGGAAAGAACGCTTCTCTTGGTGAGATGATTAGCAATCTTTCAAATGCAGGTGTTCAGGTGCCTGGTGGATTTGCTACAACGTCTTTCGCGTTCAATGAATTCCTTGAACAAAGCGGACTTAACCAGAAGATATACGAAATTCTAGACGTTCTAGATGTAGATGATGTTAACGCACTCGCTACAGCCGGTGCACAGATCAGACAGTGGGTTATCGATACACCATTCCACCCAGCATTTGAGCAAGCAGTTCGTGAGTCTTACGACAAGCTTGCCGCTGAAACCAGCGACGCATCTTTTGCGGTTCGCTCTTCAGCTACTGCAGAAGATATGCCGGATGCATCTTTTGCAGGACAACAAGAAACATTCCTTAACGTTAAAGGTTACGAAGCTGTTTTAGTTGCGACTAAACACGTATTTGCTTCGCTATTTAACGACCGCGCAATTTCTTACCGAGTTCACCAAGGTTATGACCATAAAGGCGTAGCGCTTTCAGCTGGTGTACAACGTATGGTGCGCTCTGACACTGCTGCTTCTGGTGTAATGTTCACTATGGACACTGAGTCTGGCAACAATGACGTGGTATTTATTACTTCTTCATTCGGTCTAGGTGAAATGGTTGTTCAGGGTGCTGTTAACCCAGATGAGTTTTATGTGCACAAGCCATCTTTGGTTGCTGGTCATAAAGCCGTTGTTCGCCGTAATATCGGTAGCAAGCTTATCCAAATGGTTTATTCAGACGATGAATCTCACGGTAAGCAAGTTAAGATTGAAGATATCGCTGCTGACAAGCGTCGTGAATTCTCAATTAATGACGCAGAAGTACAAGAGCTTGCCAAGCAAGCAATGACAATCGAGAAGCACTACGGTCGTCCAATGGACATCGAGTGGGCAAAAGACGGTAACGACGGTAAGTTGTATATTGTTCAAGCTCGCCCTGAAACTGTTCGTTCTCGTGAAGATGTACAGCTTATCGAGCGCTACCATCTTAAAACTAAAGGTGATGTCGTTTGTGAAGGCCGTTCAATCGGTCACAAAATTGGTAAAGGCGTTGCTAAAGTCCTTAAGTCAATTGACGATATGGACCAAATCCAACCGGGCGATGTACTTGTTACTGACATGACAGATCCTGATTGGGAACCTATCATGAAGCGTGCAAGCGCTATTGTGACAAACCGTGGTGGCCGTACATGTCACGCTGCAATTATTGCACGTGAACTCGGTGTTCCAGCGGTTGTTGGTTGTGGCGATGTCACTGAACGTATTAAGAACGGTCAAGAAGTGACTGTCTCTTGTGCTGAAGGTGATACTGGTTTCATCTATAACGGTCTGCAAGATTTCGAAGTGATTTCATCACGTGTTGATTCTATGCCTGATCTGCCAATGAAAGTGATGATGAACGTGGGTAACCCAGACAGAGCATTTGATTTTGCTCGCCTGCCTAATGAAGGTGTTGGTCTGGCGCGTCTTGAGTTCATCATTAACCGTATGATTGGTATTCACCCTAAAGCATTGCTTGAGTTCAACCAGCAAACGGCTGAGCTTCAAGAAGAGATCCACGAGATGATCGCGGGTTATGAATCTCCAGTTGAGTACTATGTTGCTCGCTTGGTTGAAGGTATTGCGACTATCGCTTCTGCGTTCCATCCAAAGAAAGTGATTGTTCGTATGTCTGACTTTAAGTCAAACGAATACGCAAACCTTGTTGGTGGTGACCGTTATGAGCCAGAGGAAGAGAACCCAATGTTGGGCTTCCGTGGTGCAAGCCGTTATATCTCAGAATCGTTCCGTGACTGTTTCGCACTTGAGTGTGAAGCGATTAAGCGAGTACGTAATGACATGGGTCTTAAGAACGTAGAGATCATGATCCCGTTCGTTCGTACCGTAAGCGAAGCTGCGCAAGTTATTGAGCTGCTTAAAGAGGAAGGTCTTGTACGTGGTAAAGATGGCCTCCGCGTTATTATGATGTGTGAGCTTCCATCAAACGCGCTGCTTGCTGATCAGTTCCTTGAGCATTTCGATGGTTTCTCCATTGGCTCAAACGACTTAACGCAGTTAACGTTAGGTCTTGACCGTGACTCCGGCATTATCAGCCATCTATTTGATGAGCGTAATGAGGCAGTAAAAGTACTACTTGCAATGGCCATTAAAGCGGCTAAAGCAAAAGGCGCTTACGTGGGTATTTGTGGTCAAGGTCCTTCAGACCACAATGATTTCGCGGCTTGGTTAGTTGAACAAGGCATCGATACTGTATCGCTAAACCCTGATACCGTTATCGATACTTGGTTATATTTAGCCAAAGCACATAACGAAGCTTAA